From a region of the Oceanithermus desulfurans genome:
- a CDS encoding YbjQ family protein, protein MILTTTNGIEGKPALEYKGIVHGETIVGANILRDLMASVRDVFGGRSGAYEAELKRAREIALAELAEEAKRLGANAVVGIDLDYEVIGQSMLMVTATGTAVRV, encoded by the coding sequence ATGATCCTCACCACCACCAACGGCATCGAAGGCAAGCCCGCCCTGGAGTACAAGGGCATCGTCCACGGCGAGACCATCGTGGGCGCGAACATTCTGCGCGACCTGATGGCCTCGGTGCGCGACGTCTTCGGCGGCCGCTCCGGCGCTTACGAGGCCGAACTCAAGAGGGCCCGCGAGATCGCGCTCGCGGAGCTCGCCGAGGAGGCGAAGCGGCTGGGCGCCAACGCGGTGGTCGGGATCGACCTCGACTACGAGGTCATCGGTCAGAGCATGCTCATGGTCACGGCCACGGGTACGGCCGTGCGGGTTTAG
- a CDS encoding aldehyde dehydrogenase family protein: protein MKIEKGKLGNVFYGGHLIGGEEVVEGPLFESRNMADRDDLVGVFPEGSPELVRRAAEAARQAYAAWSRTPAPIRGQVLFSLAKILEREKETLSRLMVREVGKTLKEARGDVQEAIDTAVFFASEGRRLYGQTVPSELKNKDLSTYRRPLGVVGMITAGNFPIAVPSWKLIPAVLTGNTVVWKPSDDSPVLSYVFVKLFEEAGLPPGVINVVFGGGAGSTGERVVNGIDEGLFDKFAFTGSTKVGRIIGEKAGRALIKATLELGGKNPLVVMRDADLDNAVTGAWWSAFATGGQRCTSAGNIIVDAPIYDAFKERFLAKVESTVIGDPVAYEDVHYGPFFNDRLFQRWMEHYDWGEADGAKLLLGKGRITQDNPYPNFKGDPDKGLFGHPTVWEAERGMKQTREEIFGPTINLIKVDGIDEAIETANDHPYGLSSAIYTNHRLWAYRFKNEIRAGMVNINNTTVGAEAHMPFGGTRASGNGARESGIWVIEEYTEWQAVNDEFSGRLQLAQMDTEYTAPKKPEDWAGLLGI, encoded by the coding sequence ATGAAGATCGAAAAGGGCAAACTGGGCAACGTATTTTACGGCGGGCACCTGATCGGCGGCGAAGAGGTCGTGGAGGGCCCGCTCTTCGAAAGCCGCAACATGGCCGACCGCGACGATCTGGTGGGCGTCTTCCCGGAGGGCTCGCCCGAGCTGGTGCGGCGGGCGGCGGAGGCGGCCCGACAAGCCTACGCTGCGTGGTCGCGCACGCCCGCGCCCATCCGCGGTCAGGTGCTCTTCTCGCTCGCCAAGATTCTCGAGCGCGAAAAAGAGACCCTGAGCCGGCTGATGGTGCGCGAGGTGGGGAAGACGCTCAAGGAAGCGCGCGGCGACGTCCAGGAGGCCATCGACACCGCGGTCTTCTTTGCCAGCGAAGGCCGCCGCCTCTACGGGCAGACCGTGCCCAGCGAGCTGAAGAACAAGGACCTCTCCACCTACCGCCGCCCGCTGGGGGTGGTGGGGATGATCACCGCCGGCAACTTTCCCATCGCGGTGCCCAGCTGGAAGCTGATCCCCGCGGTGCTCACCGGCAACACCGTGGTCTGGAAGCCCTCGGACGACTCGCCGGTGCTTTCCTACGTCTTCGTCAAGCTCTTCGAGGAGGCGGGGCTGCCGCCGGGGGTGATCAACGTCGTCTTCGGCGGCGGCGCGGGCAGCACCGGCGAGCGGGTGGTGAACGGCATCGACGAGGGGCTCTTCGACAAGTTCGCCTTCACCGGCAGCACCAAGGTGGGGCGCATCATCGGCGAAAAGGCGGGCCGGGCGCTCATCAAGGCGACGCTCGAGCTCGGGGGCAAGAACCCGCTCGTGGTCATGCGCGACGCCGACCTGGACAACGCCGTTACCGGCGCCTGGTGGAGCGCCTTCGCCACCGGCGGCCAGCGCTGCACCAGCGCGGGCAACATCATCGTGGACGCGCCCATCTACGACGCGTTCAAAGAGCGGTTCCTGGCCAAGGTGGAGAGCACCGTCATAGGCGATCCCGTAGCCTACGAGGACGTTCACTACGGCCCCTTCTTCAACGACCGCCTCTTCCAGCGCTGGATGGAGCACTACGATTGGGGTGAGGCCGACGGCGCGAAGCTGCTGCTCGGCAAGGGCCGCATCACCCAGGACAACCCCTACCCCAACTTCAAGGGCGACCCCGACAAGGGCCTCTTCGGCCACCCCACGGTCTGGGAGGCCGAGCGCGGCATGAAGCAGACCCGCGAGGAGATCTTCGGCCCCACGATCAACCTCATCAAGGTGGACGGCATCGACGAGGCCATCGAAACGGCCAACGACCACCCCTACGGCCTCTCGAGCGCCATCTACACCAACCACCGCCTCTGGGCCTACCGCTTCAAAAACGAGATCCGCGCCGGCATGGTCAACATCAACAACACCACCGTAGGCGCCGAGGCGCACATGCCCTTCGGCGGCACCCGCGCCAGCGGCAACGGCGCGCGTGAAAGCGGCATCTGGGTCATCGAGGAGTACACCGAGTGGCAGGCGGTGAACGACGAGTTCTCGGGCAGGCTGCAGCTGGCCCAGATGGACACCGAGTACACCGCGCCCAAGAAGCCGGAGGACTGGGCAGGGTTGCTGGGGATCTGA